A single genomic interval of Anthonomus grandis grandis chromosome 17, icAntGran1.3, whole genome shotgun sequence harbors:
- the LOC126746237 gene encoding tigger transposable element-derived protein 6-like, with protein sequence MLSLKEKMEVVDVLDRESVSVRHLAKRFNIGKTQAAEIGKNKEDIRSKWQSGTNINQKKDFLKKEGFAIDKTCFEWFVKARSQNIPISGLLVKMKAKEIAITLGYNNFSASDGWLQKWRKRHSMSFKCISGEAAAVNQVNVSQFLEKLPSMLLGYKSEDLYNADESGLFFAHSPTKLYPLKEKHV encoded by the coding sequence ATGCTCTCGTTAAAGGAAAAGATGGAAGTTGTTGACGTATTAGACAGAGAAAGTGTTTCAGTTCGTCATTTGGCAAAGAGGTTTAATATTGGGAAAACGCAAGCAGCTGAAATTGGCAAAAATAAGGAAGATATCAGGAGTAAATGGCAATCAGGaactaatataaatcaaaagaaggattttttaaaaaaggaaggtTTTGCTATAGACAAAAcatgttttgagtggtttgtGAAAGCTAGAAGTCAGAATATTCCAATCTCAGGGCTGTTAGTGAAAATGAAAGCTAAAGAAATCGCCATTACTTTGGGCTATAATAATTTCAGTGCGTCCGACGGGTGGCTGCAAAAGTGGCGCAAGAGACATAGTATGAGTTTCAAATGCATATCTGGCGAAGCTGCTGCAGTAAATCAAGTTAATGTGTCAcaatttttggagaaacttCCGTCCATGTTGCTTGGCTACAAATCAGAAGACTTGTACAACGCAGAtgaaagtggactttttttcgCGCATTCCCCGACAAAACTCTATCCCTTAAAGGAGAAACATGTGTAG
- the LOC126746236 gene encoding serine/threonine-protein kinase pelle-like, with protein sequence MELDSENLNPNTELRKLHLSHLNELVTILESGESWKKLMAIIPKKLSEDGYESNITLHNKAKFTTSDFTTILETSERYHKKPTEILFQEWGTMGPRPRVNLGHLKYLLVKAELLAAANYLAMLLREAPPERPAVGPGAAITIPIEFETENVITNMVDNPDHNEDVEVERQLDEIGYVQQAVEQIRRRSQEIHQHQIEPVVPDIVITEDQPAPQPIQIPMVIQRPRASTPPSNRSKRSPNPVDIIDTNPQEDYDDFSTTSGNIPNLDYLIQQHVHPISPPTSGEPSREESSSSNTEVGSNSDSANFSMPSGDNIPALHIIDNVLQRAAQERKENQTVSNNRNLPSGEMMFNSMYNSESYVQDVSEPVIPLFLQEQKESTELNDSEKMVNNSMYNSMLGTANYSVTVQSDMVPLVVQQYHNNLGSKQVNNTQSKISSEEVKSNSLYISTTDMQASENLKPQEEYSSNISEYSVPLVVQNYFESDVKSDSHVAIDCTDLANISINSSLPHYNYEVLKNATNGFSRQPEVYLGSGGFGSVYLAKGLSNQPLAVKKLNIMLSTNLNLRREFKREVENMHRYDHPNLVSLLGYSCDTENYCLVFEFVSGGSLFDVLRNKPESLLWVERVKIALGTARGVAHLHTAFDPPMVHRDVKSTNILFSANGNVKVCDYGISKLLPNGVTLIDDSPCGTIAYMPTEYTTGKKVSLKMDSFSFGVVLLELLTSLPPLDSDRDDGVDLVSYAEYKCKESNSVEPILDRSVGKWEHNGIDFSTELYNLVVKCLDEKENRPLMTEIVISLEKLVECLK encoded by the exons ATGGAACTTGACAGTGAGAATCTAAATCCAAACACAGAACTTCGTAAACTACATTTGAGCCACCTAAACGAACTAGTGACCATTTTAGAGTCGGGAGAGTCGTGGAAAAAACTTATGGCAATAATACCAAAGAAACTGAGCGAGGATGGGTATGAAAGTAATATTACTTTGCATAATAAGGCAAAGTTTACCACATCAGATTTTACCACAATCCTTGAAACCTCTGAAAGGTACCACAAAAAGCCTACAGAAATTCTTTTTCAAGAATGGGGTACAATGGGTCCAAGACCTAGGGTTAACTTGGGACACCTTAAGTACCTGCTGGTTAAAGCTGAGCTGCTTGCAGCTGCCAATTATTTAGCAATGCTACTGAGGGAAGCCCCACCTGAAAGGCCGGCAGTTGGACCGGGAGCGGCAATCACTATACCTATAGAATTTGAGACTGAAAATGTAATTACCAATATGGTAGATAATCCAGATCATAATGAAGATGTAGAAGTGGAGAGACAGTTGGATGAAATTGGGTATGTGCAACAGGCAGTGGAGCAAATCAGGAGGAGAAGTCAAGAAATTCATCAACATCAAATTGAA CCTGTTGTTCCAGACATTGTAATAACAGAGGACCAACCTGCTCCACAGCCAATACAGATCCCAATGGTAATTCAAAGACCAAGAGCATCCACCCCACCCTCTAACAGATCTAAAAGGTCACCAAATCCTGTTGATATAATTGACACCAATCCTCAAGAGGACTACGACGACTTTTCTACCACCAGCGGCAATATACCTAATTTAGATTATCTAATTCAACAGCATGTCCACCCCATTTCCCCACCCACTTCAGGAGAACCTTCTCGGGAAGAAAGTAGTTCTAGTAACACTGAAGTTGGAAGTAATTCAGATAGTGCAAACTTCTCTATGCCCTCCGGAGACAACATACCTGCCTTGCATATTATTGATAATGTCCTGCAAAGGGCTGCTCAAGAACGGAAAGAAAACCAAACTGTatcaaataacagaaatttGCCTTCAGGCGAAATGATGTTTAATTCAATGTATAATTCAGAATCGTATGTGCAAGACGTAAGTGAACCGGTAATTCCGTTGTTTTTGCAGGAACAGAAAGAATCAACAGAATTAAATGATAGTGaaaaaatggtaaataattCTATGTACAACTCAATGTTAGGCACTGCAAATTACTCAGTCACAGTACAAAGTGATATGGTCCCTTTAGTAGTACAGCAATATCACAATAATCTTGGATCAAAACAGGTTAACAACACCCAATCAAAAATTTCTTCAGAAGAAGTCAAAAGTAATTCCTTGTATATTTCAACAACAGATATGCAAGCAAGTGAGAACTTAAAACCTCAAGaagaatattcttcaaatataaGTGAATACTCGGTACCTTTAGTGGTGCAAAACTATTTTGAATCAGACGTTAAGAGTGATTCCCACGTGGCAATAGATTGTACAGATTTggcaaatatttcaattaactCTTCTCTACCCCACTACAACTATGAAGTTCTTAAAAATGCCACAAACGGTTTTTCCAGGCAACCCGAAGTGTATCTGGGTAGCGGGGGCTTTGGATCAGTTTACCTCGCAAAGGGTCTGTCAAATCAACCTTTGgcagtaaaaaaattgaatataatgTTATCGACAAACCTTAACCTTCGGCGGGAATTTAAAAGGGAAGTTGAAAATATGCATAGGTATGACCATCCAAACTTGGTGTCGTTGCTGGGATATTCATGTGATACCGAAAATTACTGTTTAGTGTTCGAATTCGTAAGTGGTGGGTCACTTTTTGATGTATTAAGAAATAAACCGGAGAGTTTGCTATGGGTGGAAAGAGTGAAGATTGCACTGGGAACCGCAAGAGGTGTTGCGCATCTTCATACAGCTTTTGATCCGCCTATGGTACACAGAGATGTGAAGTCTACTAACATATTGTTCAGTGCAAATGGGAATGTTAAG GTTTGCGATTATGGTATATCAAAATTACTTCCCAACGGCGTTACTTTAATCGACGATTCTCCTTGCGGTACCATTGCATACATGCCTACGGAATATACGACAGGAAAAAAAGTGTCTCTCAAAATGGACTCTTTTAGCTTTGGAGTTGTCTTATTAGAACTCCTTACCTCTTTACCTCCGTTAGATTCTGACCGAGATGACGGTGTAGATTTG GTGAGTTACGCGGAATATAAATGTAAAGAGAGTAATTCAGTAGAGCCCATATTAGACCGAAGTGTGGGAAAATGGGAACATAATGGAATTGATTTCTCAACCGAATTATATAATTTGGTCGTAAAATGTTTAGACGAAAAGGAAAACAGGCCTTTAATGACTGAGATTGTGATCAGTTTGGAAAAACTTGTCGagtgtttaaaataa